Proteins from a genomic interval of Quercus robur chromosome 9, dhQueRobu3.1, whole genome shotgun sequence:
- the LOC126700893 gene encoding probable polygalacturonase At3g15720, giving the protein MKVAILTLFLIFMIASPCLCNDLGKVFNVISYGAVGNGKTDDTQAFSKAWEAVCNANGITSLIIPKGKIFLLNPVQFKGPCKATKVLVQVGGTIAASANLKTWTDNEKWIHFETVDGLVINGGGQIDGQGSVWWNACSDKALHFYNCNGLQLSNLRHLNSQKNHISISGCKGVKINNLLISAPEDSPNTDGIDISTSSNIEVLNTVMETGDDCIAINGGSSNITISGVACGPGHGISIGSLGKNGAFDTVEEVHVRNCTFKGTQNAARIKTWQGGKGYARKISYENIQIVNSQNPIIIDQNYNPYSLNANAQSEVEISDVTFRNVYGTSVDEIAIDLVCSDHFGCSNIVLNNIDIKSAIPGKQTISRCNNAHGSILSLCTPIVPCLSH; this is encoded by the exons ATGAAAGTTGCAATCCTCACTTTGTTTCTTATCTTCATGATTGCATCACCATGCTTATGTAATGATCTTGGCAAAGTTTTTAACGTTATTTCTTATGGTGCTGTTGGAAATGGCAAAACTGATGATACACAA GCTTTTTCAAAAGCTTGGGAGGCTGTGTGTAACGCAAATGGCATCACAAGCCTCATTATACCAAAAGGAAAGATATTCCTGCTGAATCCCGTGCAGTTCAAAGGTCCTTGCAAGGCCACCAAAGTCCTTGTGCAG GTTGGTGGGACTATTGCAGCATCAGCAAACCTAAAAACATGGACTGACAATGAGAAGTGGATTCATTTTGAAACTGTAGATGGTCTTGTTATAAACGGGGGTGGACAAATTGATGGCCAAGGAAGTGTTTGGTGGAATGCTTGCAGTGACAAG GCTCTTCACTTTTACAACTGCAATGGCCTTCAGCTAAGCAATTTGAGGCATCTTAATAGTCAAAAAAATCACATAAGCATAAGTGGATGCAAGGGAGTTAAAATCAATAATCTTCTTATTTCTGCACCTGAAGATAGCCCAAACACTGATGGTATTGACATTTCTACCTCAAGCAATATCGAAGTCCTAAACACAGTGATGGAAACTG GTGATGATTGTATTGCTATCAACGGTGGGTCATCAAATATTACCATTTCTGGTGTTGCATGTGGACCAGGCCATGGTATTAG CATTGGCAGCCTTGGAAAGAATGGAGCTTTTGACACAGTCGAAGAAGTACACGTGAGGAATTGCACTTTTAAAGGGACCCAAAATGCAGCAAGAATCAAAACATGGCAG GGTGGAAAAGGGTATGCTAGGAAGATCTCTTATGAGAATATCCAAATTGTAAATTCTCAAAACCCTATCATTATTGACCAAAACTACAACCCTTATTCTCTGAATGCCAATGCACAg TCAGAAGTGGAGATTAGCGACGTGACATTCAGAAATGTGTATGGAACTTCGGTTGATGAGATAGCCATTGATCTAGTTTGCAGTGATCACTTTGGCTGCAGCAACATTGTGTTGAATAATATTGATATAAAATCGGCTATTCCAGGGAAGCAGACTATTTCTCGCTGCAACAATGCTCATGGATCAATCCTGTCACTCTGCACTCCTATTGTTCCATGCCTATCTCACTGA